AGTATATCGGCACGGTGTTGGTGAGCAAATAAATATTTGTTGACCATATCACGAAATGCCGCAAATGCAACGGCGCTTTCTGCATCTGATAATTCACTTAAATGGCTGAGATTTACAAAGGCATCATCCCCTTGTTGATTAAATTCAGCTAAAAGTTCTTTACCTACCGGTGGACGAATTTCAAATTCATGGCAACGACTGATAATGGTAGGGAGTAATAAATCACTGCTGTCTGTAGTTAAAATAATAAAGCTGTTTTCTGTTGGCTCTTCAAGCGTTTTTAACAAAGCATTGGCCGCCGACACTGTCATGGTATCAGCTTGATTAACTAACGCTGTTTTCATATCACCAATGTGAGCAGTTTTTTCAAAAAAGTGACTAAGATCACGAATTAACTCTACACCAATATTTTTCTTGTCAGAAACTATAGTAAGGTGATCAGGATAACTATTATTTGCGAACAACTTACAGGTTTTACAAATACCACAAGGCTGTAGAACAGCATCGACTAGTTGAGCACTATCGGCATTTATCTCTTCAAGCACACTAGCTTTGTTAAGCGTTTTGTCGACATGCTCTTTTAAGCGTTGGCATAACAATACATTAATAAGCCATTGTGCTATTTCTTCTTGCCCAGCACCGTCTACACCCGAAAACAATAAGGCATGGGGCAATTTGTTATCGCGTACTTGTCGCGATAATTGTTGTTGCATAGCAAGTAACCAAGTTTTCATTTATTACCTTTAAGTGTCACTAATATCGCATCAAAAAACTTATAAATGGTTATTTAACGCGAATGTATATTTTTATCTATTGTGAATTTAATTACTAACTTTTTAAGCTTATTAGATACAAGCTCTTTTCTGCACAACACCTAACTGTTAACTGTGTTTTAAAATTAACGTATCTATGACGTTAATGACATCATTTAATACAGCAGATTTAGATTGTGATGCATCAATAATGACGAAGCGTTCTGGCTGTTCTTCTGCTTGTTTTAGATAACCATTTCTCGCTTTAATAAGAAAGTCCAACTTTTCATCTTCTAAACGGTCCAATCCTTCGCCACGACTCATTACTCTGTTTAAACCTTCAACCGGGTCTAAATCTAAAATAATATTCATGTCAGGTTTAAAACCATTGAGTGCTAGGTTATTAATTTTTTTGATACTCGAAAGATCAATACCACGCGCATAATGCTGAAAACTAAATGTCGCTGCATCGAACCGATCTGAAATCACAATTTTACCGGCTTGTAATGCTGGCTTTATTTTTTCTTGAATATGTTGAGCACGTCCTGCACCAAATAACATAAGCTCTGTCATGTCACACATTTCTGGAGTCGTAGGATCAAGAATAATATGCCTGATTTTTTCTCCAATGTTTGTGCCACCCGGCTCTCTAGTTAAAACAATATCTAAACCTTTTGATGAGATATATTTTTCTACTTCATTTATAACGGTTGTTTTACCAGCACCATTGCTACCATCAAAAACAACCATAAAACCTTTATTCATATAATTCTCTATTTCTCATTGCTACTGTAAAGCCAGCCGTAAACACAAATGTATTAAAATGGACCTAACATTTATCATCAGACAAACTCAATAATAAATATTTTCCATAAACTTTGTTACTGGCGCATGCAAAAGTAACACTTTATTGTAAGTTACTGGTTATTTTCGCTGATATTTATTCACTGCACGATTATGATCAGCAAGGTTTGTGGAAAATATATGATCTCCATTTCCATTACTAACGAAATATAAGTAATCACTCAATTCAGGGTTTAAAGCAGCTTGCAAAGCTTGAGCACCAGGTAAAGCGATTGGCGTTGGCGGCAAGCCTTTGATTTTGTATGTATTATAAGCGGTTTTTTCACGTAAATGAGCGTAAGTTATATCACCTTGATATCTATCACCCAAGCCATAAATAACGGTGGGATCGGTTTGAAGGCGCATACGTTTATTTAGTCGATTAACAAACACAGATGAAATACGGGGATGCTCAGCGTGTTTACCACTTTCTTTTTCTATAATAGACGCCATAATCAGCGCTTGATATGGCGAGTTATAGGGTAAATTCTCTGCTCTATTGAGCCACAGTTCAGCCAGCGCACTTTGCATTTTGACATAGGCTCTTTTAATAATACTGATATCAGTAGCATTTTGAGTAAAAGCATAAGTTTCAGGAAATAGCCAACCTTCAGGATTATCCTGCTCAATAGCCAGTTTTTTAGCGACAACAGCAGGAGATAAGTCGGTGAGTTCATGCGATATATTGGGGTGCTGTGCAAGCTGGGCTAATACCTGTTTGAATGTACTGCCTTCAATAAAAGTAATCGAAAATTGATGTTCTTTACCCGAAACAATTAAATTCAATAACTCAGATACTGTTGTTTTCGCAGCTACTTGATAGGTACCTGACTTAATTTTACTTTGCTGCGGGTTAAACTTTGCATAGACACGTAACCAAAAATTATTTTCTAACCACCCTTTATTAACCAACAGGGTTGAGAAGGCATTAAAAGAAGCACCTGGCTTAATGGTTATAAACTCATTTTGCTCAATGGCTAAAGGCTGTTGTGCTTTTTCTTCTGACATTAACATGACAACAATGACAGCCAAAATGCTAAACAACACCGATGCGGCTAGAGTATAAAGTGCCCTTTTGGCTATAACAGGTAAATTAATAATTTTTTTATTCATTTTTGTTAACTTCAGTATTCATGCATTGGCTTTGTAGGGCTGAAACCAATGAAATATCTAATTTATGATCATTAAAAATCTTAACGGGCACTATACCTAAAATAGCGTTGGTTATAAACATGGCATCAATATTATTCAAATCAGTTAAAGCGTAATTAGCAGGCGTAATATCGACATAATTTAATAATATTTTTTCACGCATTAAGCCTGCAACACCAGCGGTTGATAACATGGGTGTATGCCATTTCCCTGCTTTTAACCAAAATACATTAGCGCTGCAACATTCAATTACATTGCCATTTACATCACAAGCAAGTAAATCATCTTCTGGGCGTTTATCAAGTTCTACTCTTAACATCACTTGCTCTAAACGATTTAAATGTTTTAAGCCTGCAAGCATCGGGTTAATACCCAGTTTTTGTTCACTAATGCCAACAGATATTCCGACTTTTTGCCATTGAGGATAGTTTGTTGGATAGTCGTGCACAGATACAATCACTTTTGCGCTTTCAACACCCAAGCGTGAATAGCCTCGTCCACCACTTCCACACGTAATAATAACTTTTAGAACACCAATGTGAATATCTGCGCTTATGTTATTTATCGTGACTTTCAATGTCGTTAAATCAACGTCTGGTAATCCTAGTTTTTGGCTTTGTACAACTAACCGGTTAAGGTGTTGTGGCAACATAGCAACTTCACCATCAATAATTAAAGCGGTGGTAAAGCAACCATCTCCATAGGCTAACCCGCGATCATTAATCGGGATCGAGTCAGCGAGCTGTCCATCTACAAAACTTAACGCGACGCTTGTCATAGTTACCTTACAAATTGCCATAAAAAAGCCTGAATACTAAGTATTCAGGCTTAAGCAATTGAATTCAAGTTGTTTTAACGCTTAGATAAAATTTAATTGAACAAATCGTCTGTGGACGATAAATCAATTAAAGTTTTTTAAATATTAATGACCCGTTAGTGCCACCAAATCCGAACGAGTTACATAAAACATAATCTAAATTTACATCGCGTGCGGTGTGAGCAATATAATCTAGATCACAGCCTTCATCAGGGTTATCTAGGTTAATGGTTGGCGGCACAGCATTATTGACTAATGCTTGAATGCTAAAAATAGCTTCAACAGCACCTGCAGCACCTAATAAGTGACCTGTCATAGATTTAGTAGAACCTACCATGACATCGTAAGCTAAATCACCAAATACAGACTTAACCGCATTAGTTTCAGCAATATCACCTGCAGGTGTCGACGTACCATGGGCATTAATATAACCAATTTTAGCAATATCAACTTTGGCATCGTTGATCGCATTCTTCATTGCTAATGCCGCACCAGCACCATCAGCAGGCGGTGAAGTCATATGATAAGCATCACCACTCATGCCAAAACCTGCTAGCTCTGCATAAATTTTAGCGCCACGGGCTTTTGCATGCTCGTACTCTTCAAGTACAAGTACACCTGCGCCATCACCAAGCACAAAGCCATCTCGGTCTTTATCCCATGGGCGTGAAGCTTGTTGAGGAGCATCATTACGCGTTGACATGGCACGTGCTGCACCAAAGCCCCCCATTCCCATCGTAGTTGAAGCTTTTTCTGCTCCACCAGCAACCATAGCGTCAGCATCACCATAAGCAATCATACGCGCAGCATGACCGATATTGTGTACACCACTAGTACAGGCAGTAACTATAGAGATGTTTGGGCCTTTCATACCGAACATTATAGATAAATGACCAGAGATCATATTAATGATGGTAGAAGGAACAAAAAATGGCGATAACTTACGAGGGCCATTTTTTAACAATTTTGTATGATTTTCTTCAATAAGACCTAAACCACCTATGCCAGAGCCTATCGCAACTCCAATTCGCTGAGCATTTGCTTCATTAACTTCTAAGCCAGAGTCCTTGATAGCTTGCACACCTGCTGCAACGCCATATTGAATAAATAAATCCATTTTTTTGGCTTCTTTACGAGCCATGTAGTCTTGTGCATCAAAATCTTTAACTAAGCCAGCAAAACGCGTTGGATACTCAGAAGTATCAAAATGCGTAATGTCAGAAATACCACTTTTACCAAGTAGTAAGTTTTGCCAAGTTGATTCAGGGCTATTGCCTAAAGGGCTAAGCATGCCAAGACCGGTAACTACAACGCGTCTCATGAGATGTGCTGCCTCCGAAAGAGTTGAATATTTGTGAGTTGTAAATCTAATTGATCAAAACCAAAGTATATGATTTTGAAATGGGTATTAATATTTTCAAACGATAAAAACAATTCAGGCGGTAATTAAACCGCCTGAAATCATTACATTCGTTTATTATTACTGGTTTGCAGTAACGTAATCGATTGCAGCTTGAACTGTTGTAATTTTCTCAGCTTCTTCATCTGGAATTTCAGTATCAAATTCTTCTTCTAACGCCATTACTAATTCAACAGTGTCTAAAGAATCTGCACCTAAGTCATCAACAAATGAAGCTTCAACTTTTACTTCGTCTTCGCTTACACCAAGTTGCTCAATAGTAATTTTTTTAACGCGTTCTTCAATAGTACTCATATTTCTTCCTTTACTAGAAAATACAATTTTTCAAAATTGTGTGTAGTTTATTCGTCAAAAGCCAACCTTGCAAGCTTCTAATTTTACTTTTTTGCTGGTCTAACCTGTTGACTGTATATAATTTATTCAAATTCAACATAAAATAGCCGTTAAGCTAGCTTATGTTAAACCATGTACATGCCACCATTTACGTGCAATGTCTCACCCGTAATATACGCTGCAGAATCAGATGCTAAGAAAGCAACAGCGTTAGCAATTTCTTCAGGTTTACCTAAACGGTTTGCCGGAACTTGTGCAAAAATGCCTTCTTTTTGCTCATCAGTCAATGTTTGAGTCATATCGGTATCAATAAAACCAGGTGAAACTGTGTTAACCGTTATACCACGAGAAGCTACTTCACGGGCTAATGATTTAGTAAAACCAATCAACCCTGCTTTAGCTGTAGCATAATTTACCTGACCCGCATTACCCATTGTACCAACAACTGAACCAATATTGATAATACGACCATTACGTTTTTTCATCATCGCACGTAATACCGCTTTACTGATTTTAAAGACTGACGTTAGGTTAGTATTAATAATATCATTCCATTCATCGTCTTTCATGCGCATCATTAAGTTATCACGCGTAATACCAGCATTGTTAACTAATATATCAACCGAACCATGCTTTTCTTTAATTAAATCAAACATAGCACTGATTGAGGCATCGTCAGTAACATTTAATACTAAGCCTTGCCCTTCACCTAAATACTCGCTGATATTGGCTGCACCGTGCTCTGATGTTGCTGTACCAATAACATTACCACCTAGTGCTTTAAGTTGTGATGCAATTGCTTTACCAATACCACGACTTGCGCCTGTCACTAAAATGACTTTACCTTCTAATGAAAACATATAATTTACTCTACTGATTCTAATGCTTTGGTTAACGATGTGTTGTCATTAACTGATTGACAACTAATAGTTTTATCAATGCGTTTTAACAACCCCTGTAATACTTTACCTGGACCTGCTTCAATCGCTGTATCAATACCCTGCTGCGCTAAATACTGAATAGTTTCTGTCCAGCGAACGGGACTATACAATTGTTTAATAAGTGCTTCTTTTATCGCTTCAACCGAAGACTCAGCGGCAACGTCAACATTATTCACTACGGGGATAGTAGGTACGTTAAACGTAACATTGTTAAATTCTTCAGCTAATTTTTCAGCTGCATCTTTCATTAATGCACAATGTGACGGTACGCTAACAGGTAGAGGCAAAACACGTTTTGCACCCGCTTCTTTACATAAAATACCAGCACGCTCAACAGCGGCTTTATGCCCTGCTATAACGACTTGCCCTGGTGAGTTAAAGTTTACCGCTGAAACCACTTCATTATTAGCCGCTTTTGCACACGCTTCAATAATCATTTCATCATCTAAACCAATGATCGCAGCCATAGCGCCAACGCCTTCAGGTACTGAAGCTTGCATAAATTCGCCACGTTTTTCAACAAGCTTTACAGCATCAGTTAACGATAATACGCCGGCACATACTAGGGCTGAATATTCACCCAAGCTATGACCCGCTAAAAGTTTAGGTGTTGCTGAAGAAGAAGCATGCCATAAACGCCAAATAGCAACACTGGTTGTTAATAAGGCTGGTTGAGTGAAGTTAGTTTGATTTAGTTTTTCAACCGGTCCATCTTGAACCAATTGCCATAAGTCGTAACCTAGAGCTTCAGATGCTTCAGAGAAAGTACTCTGCACTACTTCATGCTCAGCAAAGTCAGCTAACATTGCTAGAGATTGTGAACCTTGACCTGGGAAGACAAACGCTAAATTATTTTGCATTATTTGACCTAATATTAATTTGATTTACCACTATAACCACGCAAATCATGACCCGATCTACGCCGATGTAATTTGTTAAGCTTTTATTTACCTTTTGTTCAGGTACTTAAAGCTGAGCCACCAACATTATTTATGGCATAAGCTCTGTTCAAGCTTATCTTTAATTTTTGTTGGTACTTGTCGTTCAACCTCAGTAATCGCTTCAATAATAGCGGTATAAAAAGCCGTTATATTCGCATTACCGTGACTTTTCACCACAATACCGCGCAATCCTATCAAACTTGCGCCGTTATACTGGTCGGGGTTCATGGGTTTAAAGAGTCTTTTTAATGGTCGAGACAGTAATTTGCCCATAATTTGAGCTAAAAAGTGTTTTTTGATGATTTCTTGTAGTTGTGTGTAGACCATTCTTGCTACACCTTCACATGTTTTCAAAGCAACATTACCTACAAAGCCATCACAAACAATAACATCAGCTTTATTAGTAAAAATATCATTACCTTCAATAAAACCAATATAATTAATATCATCATTCGCCATTAAATAGCTGGCGGTTTGTTTAATATGATCGCTACCTTTATTGTCTTCTTCACCCATATTCAATAACGCAACTTTCGGGTTTTCAATTCCGTCGACTTCTTTTGCCATTACAGAACCCATAATCGCAAATTGATACAATACACTTGAATCACAGAAAACATTAGCACCCAAATCCAACATAAATACATGTTGATCTGGTTTATTACTCGGTAATGCCGAAATTAACGCTGGGCGTTCTACACCAGGTAAGGTTTTTAAAACAAAGTGCGCCATAGAAAATAGTGCCCCTGTATTGCCGGCACTGACACAAGCTTGTGCTTGTTCATCATTAACAAGATCTAACGCTTTACGCATTGAAGATTGTTTTTTATGACGTAGGGCAAATATAGGTTTATCGTCCATTTCAACCACTTGGGTTGTTGGAAAAATAGTTATTCTAGGGTGAGGGTAAAGATTTTTTTTTGAAAGTGTTTCAACAATGACAGTTTCGTCACCGCACAATAATAAGTGAAGATTAGGGAAGTTTTCTAGTGCGAGCATTGCCGCAGGAAGTGTTACGTGGGGGCCTTGGTCGCCCCCCATAACATCTAACGCTATGGTTAGATTAATCAAGGTAATCGTTACAGATTACTTATTGATTACTTTAACACCTTTGTAAAAGCCATCAGCTGTTACATGGTGACGACGGTGAGTTTCACCAGATACTGGATCTGTTGATAAATGCGTTGCCGTTACTGCGTCATGTGAACGGCGCATGCCACGTCTTGAACGAGACTTTTTGCTCTTTTGAACTGCCATTGCCTACTCCTAAAATCGGTTATTAGCTAAATTTAACTATTTAATTTTCTTTAATATATCAAATGGATTCGGTTTCTCAAGCTCTTCAGGCAATTCCCCCCAAACACTATCAGACGGTGCCTGACAATCTTTGATTGGATGCCTTGGAATTAATGGAATCTCGAGTAAAAACTCATCTTCCACTAACTCTCGCAAGTTAACTTCACCATTCTCATCTAATTCAATTGCGTCATAATATGACGGCAACTCCGCTGCGGCTTCAGCGTCTTTCACTGGACTAAAAGTAAAATCTACCTTTAATTCCAATTCAAACTCTTCAGTACATCGCTGACAAGTTAATGCAACCGTTGCCGATGAGCTGCCTGATATTACTACCAAACCCACTTCATCCACACTAAAATTAGCACTTACTTGTACTTGCTCACTTTGTGCATCACACACAGCAAGCAATCTATTCATCCCAGATACTTCAAAGTATCCTTCACACACTAACTTTCGCTGTGCGCTTCTAGATGGGTCTATCGTTATCGGGAGTTTAAGATTCTTCATAAGGCGCGCATAATAAAGTGCCTACCCGCCTGTGTCAAAAGAAAAATAGCTAAATTTGTTTAAAAACTCAAGATAGTCCATATATTAACAATAATCTGATTATATTTTGAGTGATATTAATGAAAGAACTTGTTTTAGGCTCCACATCCCCTTTTCGTAAAGAAATTTTAAATAAACTCAACATTCCTTTTACTTGCGCTAAACCAAATGTAGATGAAACCGCGTATGAAAACGAATCTCCAATTGATTTAGTTCAACGTTTAGCAATTGAAAAAGCTAAAGCTGTGGCTAAAGAGTTTCCTGATGCGCTGATCATAGGCTCAGATCAAGTCGCTATGTGCGACGGTGAAATTTTAGGGAAACCACACAACTTTGAAAATGGAGTTAAGCAATTACAAAAGTTTAGTAACAAAACTGTGGCCTTTTATACTGGGCTCTGTGTATATGATAGTGGTTTAGATTACACCACAACGTTAATAGAACCATTTTTAGTGCATTTTAATGAACTTTCGCTCAGCGACATTGAAAACTATCTTCATGCAGAACAACCTTATAATTGTGCTGGTAGTTTCAAAAGTGAAGGGTTAGGTATTTGTTTATTTAAAAGACTCGAAGGCGATGACCCCAATAGCTTAATCGGATTACCGTTAATCAAACTTGTTGAGTTATTGAAACAACATGGCGTTGACGTTTTAGCCGAGCAGGCTAAGTCGCTATAAATGATTTTAAATATTAATTTTATCTACTATATAAGAGATAAATAATATTTTGTCGAACGATGTAAATATACTGACTAAAGTAATAAATATAAACTCGCCCTTTATATTTATTACTTTTAACTTGAATTTACATTATCAAGCTCCATAACATTAAGTATGATGACAAATAACATACATTTTAAAAGTATCAATTAATGTTTAAACTCTTTTTCATATTAACGGTTTTACTTACTACTGTTTCAGTAAATGAAATA
The Colwellia sp. Arc7-D genome window above contains:
- the fabF gene encoding beta-ketoacyl-ACP synthase II, producing MRRVVVTGLGMLSPLGNSPESTWQNLLLGKSGISDITHFDTSEYPTRFAGLVKDFDAQDYMARKEAKKMDLFIQYGVAAGVQAIKDSGLEVNEANAQRIGVAIGSGIGGLGLIEENHTKLLKNGPRKLSPFFVPSTIINMISGHLSIMFGMKGPNISIVTACTSGVHNIGHAARMIAYGDADAMVAGGAEKASTTMGMGGFGAARAMSTRNDAPQQASRPWDKDRDGFVLGDGAGVLVLEEYEHAKARGAKIYAELAGFGMSGDAYHMTSPPADGAGAALAMKNAINDAKVDIAKIGYINAHGTSTPAGDIAETNAVKSVFGDLAYDVMVGSTKSMTGHLLGAAGAVEAIFSIQALVNNAVPPTINLDNPDEGCDLDYIAHTARDVNLDYVLCNSFGFGGTNGSLIFKKL
- the plsX gene encoding phosphate acyltransferase PlsX — translated: MTLINLTIALDVMGGDQGPHVTLPAAMLALENFPNLHLLLCGDETVIVETLSKKNLYPHPRITIFPTTQVVEMDDKPIFALRHKKQSSMRKALDLVNDEQAQACVSAGNTGALFSMAHFVLKTLPGVERPALISALPSNKPDQHVFMLDLGANVFCDSSVLYQFAIMGSVMAKEVDGIENPKVALLNMGEEDNKGSDHIKQTASYLMANDDINYIGFIEGNDIFTNKADVIVCDGFVGNVALKTCEGVARMVYTQLQEIIKKHFLAQIMGKLLSRPLKRLFKPMNPDQYNGASLIGLRGIVVKSHGNANITAFYTAIIEAITEVERQVPTKIKDKLEQSLCHK
- the mltG gene encoding endolytic transglycosylase MltG encodes the protein MNKKIINLPVIAKRALYTLAASVLFSILAVIVVMLMSEEKAQQPLAIEQNEFITIKPGASFNAFSTLLVNKGWLENNFWLRVYAKFNPQQSKIKSGTYQVAAKTTVSELLNLIVSGKEHQFSITFIEGSTFKQVLAQLAQHPNISHELTDLSPAVVAKKLAIEQDNPEGWLFPETYAFTQNATDISIIKRAYVKMQSALAELWLNRAENLPYNSPYQALIMASIIEKESGKHAEHPRISSVFVNRLNKRMRLQTDPTVIYGLGDRYQGDITYAHLREKTAYNTYKIKGLPPTPIALPGAQALQAALNPELSDYLYFVSNGNGDHIFSTNLADHNRAVNKYQRK
- the rpmF gene encoding 50S ribosomal protein L32; translation: MAVQKSKKSRSRRGMRRSHDAVTATHLSTDPVSGETHRRHHVTADGFYKGVKVINK
- the yceD gene encoding 23S rRNA accumulation protein YceD, whose protein sequence is MKNLKLPITIDPSRSAQRKLVCEGYFEVSGMNRLLAVCDAQSEQVQVSANFSVDEVGLVVISGSSSATVALTCQRCTEEFELELKVDFTFSPVKDAEAAAELPSYYDAIELDENGEVNLRELVEDEFLLEIPLIPRHPIKDCQAPSDSVWGELPEELEKPNPFDILKKIK
- the fabD gene encoding ACP S-malonyltransferase, producing the protein MQNNLAFVFPGQGSQSLAMLADFAEHEVVQSTFSEASEALGYDLWQLVQDGPVEKLNQTNFTQPALLTTSVAIWRLWHASSSATPKLLAGHSLGEYSALVCAGVLSLTDAVKLVEKRGEFMQASVPEGVGAMAAIIGLDDEMIIEACAKAANNEVVSAVNFNSPGQVVIAGHKAAVERAGILCKEAGAKRVLPLPVSVPSHCALMKDAAEKLAEEFNNVTFNVPTIPVVNNVDVAAESSVEAIKEALIKQLYSPVRWTETIQYLAQQGIDTAIEAGPGKVLQGLLKRIDKTISCQSVNDNTSLTKALESVE
- the acpP gene encoding acyl carrier protein, yielding MSTIEERVKKITIEQLGVSEDEVKVEASFVDDLGADSLDTVELVMALEEEFDTEIPDEEAEKITTVQAAIDYVTANQ
- the fabG gene encoding 3-oxoacyl-ACP reductase FabG; this encodes MFSLEGKVILVTGASRGIGKAIASQLKALGGNVIGTATSEHGAANISEYLGEGQGLVLNVTDDASISAMFDLIKEKHGSVDILVNNAGITRDNLMMRMKDDEWNDIINTNLTSVFKISKAVLRAMMKKRNGRIINIGSVVGTMGNAGQVNYATAKAGLIGFTKSLAREVASRGITVNTVSPGFIDTDMTQTLTDEQKEGIFAQVPANRLGKPEEIANAVAFLASDSAAYITGETLHVNGGMYMV
- the pabC gene encoding aminodeoxychorismate lyase; this encodes MAICKVTMTSVALSFVDGQLADSIPINDRGLAYGDGCFTTALIIDGEVAMLPQHLNRLVVQSQKLGLPDVDLTTLKVTINNISADIHIGVLKVIITCGSGGRGYSRLGVESAKVIVSVHDYPTNYPQWQKVGISVGISEQKLGINPMLAGLKHLNRLEQVMLRVELDKRPEDDLLACDVNGNVIECCSANVFWLKAGKWHTPMLSTAGVAGLMREKILLNYVDITPANYALTDLNNIDAMFITNAILGIVPVKIFNDHKLDISLVSALQSQCMNTEVNKNE
- the tmk gene encoding dTMP kinase gives rise to the protein MNKGFMVVFDGSNGAGKTTVINEVEKYISSKGLDIVLTREPGGTNIGEKIRHIILDPTTPEMCDMTELMLFGAGRAQHIQEKIKPALQAGKIVISDRFDAATFSFQHYARGIDLSSIKKINNLALNGFKPDMNIILDLDPVEGLNRVMSRGEGLDRLEDEKLDFLIKARNGYLKQAEEQPERFVIIDASQSKSAVLNDVINVIDTLILKHS
- a CDS encoding nucleoside triphosphate pyrophosphatase, with protein sequence MKELVLGSTSPFRKEILNKLNIPFTCAKPNVDETAYENESPIDLVQRLAIEKAKAVAKEFPDALIIGSDQVAMCDGEILGKPHNFENGVKQLQKFSNKTVAFYTGLCVYDSGLDYTTTLIEPFLVHFNELSLSDIENYLHAEQPYNCAGSFKSEGLGICLFKRLEGDDPNSLIGLPLIKLVELLKQHGVDVLAEQAKSL